The Solanum lycopersicum chromosome 9, SLM_r2.1 genome window below encodes:
- the LOC101255129 gene encoding E3 ubiquitin-protein ligase PRT6 isoform X1: MEVDSAPAPETKMTSPQEFILKRLENLGVPAENLEHRQPGLIVYVKNNKSQIEELVSALLPTNEEAMDSITDMQTDSPKSTGSSAIKDLFHESMTWLQWLMFEGEPRRALDHLANIGQRGVCGAIWGNNDIAYRCRTCEHDPTCAICVPCFQNGNHKDHDYSVIYTGGGCCDCGDVTAWKREGFCSKHKGAEKIQPLPEGCANSLGPVLDSLLSCWRKGLLFAESLSEQSPRLNSQATEYKGITDALTSAVIEMLLGFCKDSESLLCFISRRVFSSEGLLDVLVRAERFLISGYVVRKLHELFLKMLGEPQFKYEFAKVFLSYYPTVVNDAVKEINDTVFQKYPLLSTFSVQIFTVPTLTPRLVKEMNLLAMLLDCYGDILISCAEENGRLKVNKWGNLYETTLRVVEDIRFVMSHSAVPRYVVRDRRDILRRWMKLLTFVQGMNPQKRETGIHVEDEGDNMHLPFVLGHTIANIHSLLVGGAFSISSTEDADDALFNTHIQDFDDQDSERLAKVGRLSQESSVSSVVGRSPPEHVFMTPESKSDSSPVPSSVLWLTFECLKAIENWLGVDNTLGPLLHILSPKTITSSGNNFFALKRTHSKFSRGRQIIRSNSPSDGIGLPSSTEGCNKQYSYSSPTGGVSLKCGQDLAQETANFGGSDNNMLQTDYALELEAFRVLSFSDWPDIAYKVSLQDISVHIPLHRLLSMVLQRALRQCYGETSVGGSCSNSSSAVDHDFFGHILGGCHPLGFSAFIMEHALRIKVFCAQVHAGMWRRNVDAAILSCEWYRSVRWSEQGLELDLFLLQCCAALGPADQYVTRILERFELLDYLSLDLKRPNEYEPTIVQEMLTLIIQIVKERRFSGLSPSECLQRELVYKLSTGDATRSQLVKSLPRDLSKIDRLQEVLDRVAVYSNPSGINQGIYKLRTSYWKELDLYHPRWNSKELQVAEERYMQFCKVSALTSQLPKWTNIYPPLGGIAKIATCKTVLQIVRAIVFYAVFSDKSNASRAPDGVLLKALHLLSLALDICYMHGGSGDHSCFGDDVIPIVALASEEFSLSKYGDQSLLSLLVLLMRKYRKENDFVEAGIFNLSSMIGSLLKKFAELQFGCKMKLQDLAPEVVNQLSQSVSTGDTKNLESVSDSDKRKAKARERQAAIMEKMRAQQSKFLKSIDFSAEAAPDDSKLSKERSDSVICSLCHDPNSKSPLSYLILLEKSRLLTFTNRGPPSWKRTQNFGKELESSAQRMTNVSSQRSILSSSQEVISSPWLTQLIQNAINEYALEGKTKDVGAFFEYIRARFPALKIQLPCTSSNVDEDTDFSLEMLEEEIYLLIQERMDANSWHWDLSRNGKKISAGGGGGDGESLLLGKYISSLAGENVDSPASESAPKTQLESRMPLTAYEGFGPSDCDRIYLSSCGHAVHQGCLDRYLSSLKERYTRRIVFEGGHIVDPDQGEFLCPVCRGLANSVLPTLPVDSGRFTSLHSSSSPSDAVGLSSSSSAVVDALQFKEALFLLQSAADVSGSIEIIQRLPLRQFGRMRVNLESSYRVLCGMYFPDNDKISESGRLSHSLILYDTLKYSLISTEIATRSGKTSLAPNYSLRALYKELQSSNGFILALLLSIVQSTRTNNSLTVLLRLRGIQLFAESICSGTSANEISDPSVGGNMQAILECAETENQYPDIQFWRWSADPVLAHDAFSSLMWIIYCLPCPLLSCEDAFLTLVHLFYAVAVTQAIITYCRKRQCGLLELGCDDSLVTDIYKVIEEQGVAHQYFESNFIEISYDIKDAIRSLTFPYLRRCALLWKLLHSSRVVPFNDGTNILDGSAYSTNELMECGENNAAELYQIEKLEKILKIPSLDNVLNDVTIRLVVQKWLNHFYKHFETRGLKGALYSTPAAPFKLMLLPHLYQDLLQRYIKQKCPDCGAVQKDPALCLLCGKLCSASWKTCCRESGCQTHAMACGAVTGVFLLIRKTTVLLQRSARQAPWPSPYLDVFGEEDIDMHRGKPLYLNEERYAALTHMVASHGLDRSSKVLRQTTIGAFFML; this comes from the exons ATGGAGGTTGATTCTGCGCCGGCGCCGGAGACGAAGATGACAAGTCCGCAGGAATTTATTCTTAAG AGGCTTGAGAATCTTGGAGTTCCTGCAGAAAATTTAGAGCACCGACAGCCTggtttaattgtttatgtgaaGAATAACAAGTCTCAAATTGAAGAGCTTGTCTCTGCTCTTTTGCCTACTAATGAAGAGGCAATGGACAGTATTACAGATATGCAGACGGATTCTCCAAAATCAACAGGCAGCTCAGCCATTAAAGATTTATTTCACGAAAGTATGACGTGGTTACAATGGTTGATGTTTGAAGGGGAACCAAGAAGAGCACTAGATCACCTAGCTAACATTGGCCAGCGTGGTGTTTGTGGGGCTATTTGGGGGAACAATGATATTGCATACCGTTGCCGTACATGTGAGCATGATCCAACATGTGCAATATGTGTTCCATGTTTCCAGAATGGAAACCACAAAGACCATGATTACTCAGTCATATATACAGGCGGTGGCTGCTGTGATTGTGGAGATGTAACTGCGTGGAAACGTGAAGGGTTTTGTTCCAAGCATAAAGGCGCGGAGAAGATACAACCTCTTCCGGAAGGGTGTGCTAATTCTTTAGGCCCTGTTCTTGATTCCTTGCTTTCTTGTTGGAGAAAAGGGCTCCTATTTGCGGAAAGCCTCTCGGAGCAAAGTCCAAGACTAAATAGTCAGGCAACTGAGTATAAAGGTATCACAGATGCGTTGACATCAGCAGTGATAGAGATGCTCTTGGGTTTCTGCAAGGATAGTGAAAGTTTGCTTTGTTTTATCTCTAGGAGGGTATTCTCTTCAGAAGGTTTATTAGATGTTCTGGTGAGGGCAGAGAGGTTCTTGATCAGTGGTTATGTTGTCAGGAAGCTCCATGAATTGTTCTTGAAAATGTTGGGTGAACCTCAATTCAAATATGAGTTTGCTAAAGTATTTCTGAGCTATTACCCAACTGTTGTGAATGACGCAGTCAAGGAAATTAATGATACAGTCTTCCAAAAATATCCACTTCTCTCAACTTTTTCTGTGCAGATATTTACGGTGCCTACTTTGACCCCACGTCTAGTGAAGGAAATGAATCTTTTAGCCATGCTGCTGGACTGTTATGGGGACATACTTATATCTTGTGCAGAGGAAAATGGTAGATTGAAG GTCAATAAATGGGGAAATTTGTATGAAACTACTCTTCGTGTGGTTGAAGACATACGATTTGTCATGAGTCATTCTGCTGTACCCAGATATGTGGTCCGTGATAGGCGAGATATACTTAGGAGGTGGATGAAGCTGTTGACTTTTGTACAAGGCATGAACCCTCAAAAGAGAGAAACTGGCATCCATGTAGAAGATGAGGGTGATAATATGCATTTGCCTTTTGTTCTGGGTCATACAATTGCAAATATTCATTCTCTATTGGTGGGTGGTGCATTCTCTATTAGTAGCACTGAAGATGCTGATGATGCTTTGTTCAACACGCATATACAAGATTTTGATGACCAAGATAGTGAAAGACTTGCAAAAGTTGGAAGGCTATCACAGGAAAGTTCTGTTAGTAGCGTGGTTGGGAGGAGTCCACCAGAACATGTATTTATGACTCCTGAGTCAAAATCTGATAGTTCTCCGGTACCGTCATCTGTTCTATGGTTGACATTTGAGTGCCTGAAGGCCATTGAGAATTGGTTGGGAGTGGATAACACATTAGGACCTCTCCTTCACATCTTATCTCCGAAAACAATCACTAGTTCTGGAAATAATTTCTTTGCACTGAAAAGAACACACTCGAAGTTTAGCAGGGGCAGGCAAATTATTAGATCTAATAGTCCTTCAGATGGCATTGGACTCCCAAGTTCAACTGAAGGTTGCAATAAGCAATATTCTTATTCGTCACCGACTGGTGGTGTTTCCTTAAAATGTGGACAGGATTTAGCCCAGGAAACTGCAAACTTTGGTGGTAGTGATAACAATATGCTACAAACAGATTATGCCCTAGAGTTAGAAGCTTTTCGGGTGCTGAGTTTTTCTGATTGGCCTGATATAGCATATAAAGTCAGTTTGCAGGATATATCAGTTCATATTCCACTCCATCGATTACTTTCAATGGTTTTACAGAGGGCACTCAGACAATGTTACGGTGAAACTTCCGTAGGGGGTAGTTGTTCCAATTCGTCATCTGCTGTCGATCATGACTTTTTTGGCCATATATTGGGAGGCTGCCACCCACTTGGATTTTCTGCCTTCATTATGGAACATGCTCTCCGAATTAAGGTGTTCTGTGCGCAGGTGCATGCTGGAATGTGGCGTAGGAATGTTGACGCTGCCATATTATCCTGTGAGTGGTATCGCTCTGTTCGTTG GTCTGAACAGGGTCTAGAGCTTGATCTATTTCTGCTCCAGTGTTGTGCTGCACTGGGCCCTGCTGATCAATATGTTACTAGGATTTTAGAACGCTTTGAGCTCTTGGATTACCTTTCCTTGGATCTCAAACGCCCTAATGA GTATGAGCCGACTATAGTTCAGGAGATGCTTACACTGATCATACAAATAGTGAAGGAACGGCGGTTTTCTGGGTTATCCCCCAGTGAGTGTTTGCAAAGGGAATTGGTATATAAACTGTCAACTGGTGATGCCACTCGTAGCCAGTTGGTGAAGTCTCTGCCCCGTGACTTGTCCAAGATCGATAGACTTCAGGAAGTTCTAGATAGGGTAGCAGTGTATTCCAATCCCTCTGGCATCAATCAG GGTATTTATAAACTGCGGACATCCTATTGGAAGGAGCTAGATTTATATCATCCTCGTTGGAACTCAAAGGAGTTGCAAGTTGCCGAAGAGAGATATATGCAGTTCTGTAAAGTATCGGCATTGACCAGTCAGCTTCCAAAATGGACGAACATttatccacctcttggtggaaTAGCTAAAATAGCCACTTGCAAGACAGTACTCCAAATTGTTCGTGCTATTGTATTTTATGCTGTTTTCTCTGATAAATCAAATGCGTCACGTGCTCCAGATGGTGTATTGTTAAAAGCATTGCATTTGTTATCTCTGGCATTAGATATTTGTTATATGCATGGAGGATCTGGTGACCATAGTTGCTTTGGGGATGATGTCATTCCAATTGTAGCACTAGCTAGTGAGGAATTTTCATTGAGTAAATATGGTGACCAGAGCTTGTTGTCTCTTCTGGTTTTGTTGATGAGGAAATATAGGAAAGAAAACGACTTTGTGGAAGCTGGAATTTTCAACCTCTCCTCTATGATTGGAAGTCTTCTGAAAAAATTTGCTGAACTTCAATTTGGATGCAAGATGAAACTGCAAGACCTTGCACCTGAGGTGGTCAATCAACTGTCGCAATCCGTTTCGACTGGTGATACTAAAAACTTGGAATCAGTTTCAGACAGTGATAAGCGCAAGGCTAAAGCTCGAGAGAGGCAAGCTGCTATAATG GAGAAGATGAGGGCGCAACAATCCAAATTTTTAAAGAGCATTGATTTCTCTGCAGAAGCTGCTCCGGATGATTCTAAACTTAGTAAAGAAAGAAGTGATTCAGTCATTTGCTCTCTTTGCCATGATCCAAATTCTAAAAGTCCTCTATCATACCTGATTCTTCTTGAG AAATCCAGGCTTTTGACTTTCACCAATAGAGGGCCTCCTTCATGGAAAAGAACTCAAAATTTTGGGAAAGAACTGGAATCTTCTGCTCAAAGGATGACAAATGTCTCATCTCAAAGGAGCATTTTATCAAGCAGTCAAGAAGTGATTTCATCTCCTTGGTTGacacaattgattcaaaatgcAATAAATGAATATGCTCTAGAAGGGAAAACTAAGGATGTAGGagcattttttgaatatattaggGCAAGGTTCCCAGCATTGAAGATTCAACTGCCTTGCACATCCAGCAATGTCGATGAAGACACAGATTTTTCTCTAGAGATGCTAGAAGAAGAAATATACTTGTTGATTCAGGAAAGAATGGATGCCAATTCTTGGCACTGGGACCTCTCAAGAAATGGTAAGAAAATTTCTGCAGGGGGAGGTGGTGGGGATGGTGAGTCTCTTTTGCTTGGGAAGTACATTTCTTCTCTTGCAGGAGAAAATGTCGATAGTCCTGCATCTGAAAGTGCACCCAAGACACAATTAGAGTCAAGAATGCCGCTTACAGCATATGAAGGATTTGGTCCCTCAGATTGTGACAGAATTTATCTATCATCGTGTGGACACGCTGTGCATCAGGGATGTCTTGACCGTTATTTATCATCTCTAAAGGAAAG ATATACCAGAAGAATTGTTTTTGAAGGAGGTCATATTGTAGATCCAGATCAG GGGGAGTTCCTCTGTCCTGTATGTCGTGGACTTGCCAACTCAGTCCTGCCAACCTTACCTGTAGATTCTGGAAGGTTCACATCCCTTCATTCATCTTCCAGTCCATCAGATGCTGTTGGCCTTTCATCCTCGTCAAGTGCAGTGGTAGATGCACTTCAATTTAAAGAAGCTTTATTTCTCCTACAAAGTGCTGCTGATGTTTCTGGAAGTATAGAAATTATCCAAAGACTTCCACTTCGGCAGTTTGGGCGCATGAGGGTAAACCTTGAATCTTCGTATCGTGTATTGTGTGGAATGTACTTTCCAGACAATGATAAGATTTCAGAATCTGGTAGACTTAGTCATTCTCTGATTCTTTATGACACTCTTAAGTACTCACTTATATCAACTGAAATAGCTACTCGATCCGGAAAGACATCATTAGCTCCAAACTACAGTCTTCGTGCCTTGTACAAAGAACTACAATCTTCAAATGGTTTTATACTTGCTTTGTTGCTAAGTATTGTACAAAGTACACGAACAAATAACTCACTCACTGTCCTCCTGAGACTCAGAGGCATTCAGCTGTTTGCAGAGTCTATATGTTCTGGCACTTCTGCAAATGAAATATCAGATCCATCTGTTGGAG GTAATATGCAAGCCATCTTGGAATGTGCTGAAACAGAAAATCAGTATCCTGATATTCAGTTCTGGAGATGGTCAGCTGATCCAGTTCTTGCACATGATGCTTTTTCTTCGTTAATGTGGATCATATATTGCCTTCCATGTCCATTGTTGTCATGCGAAGATGCCTTCCTGACTCTGGTTCATCTTTTCTATGCTGTTGCGGTCACTCAG GCTATAATTACCTATTGCAGAAAGCGTCAATGCGGTTTGCTTGAGTTAGGATGCGATGATTCTCTAGTTACTGACATCTATAAAGTAATTGAAGAACAAGGAGTTGCTCACCAATATTTTGAATCTAATTTTATAGAAATTTCTTATGACATCAAAGATGCAATTCGCAGTCTGACCTTTCCGTACTTAAGAAGATGTGCATTGTTGTGGAAATTGCTTCATTCTTCTAGAGTGGTGCCATTTAATGATGGAACCAACATATTAGATGGATCAGCATACTCAACCAATGAACTGATGGAGTGTGGCGAGAACAATGCAGCCGAGCTCTATCAGATTGAAAAGTTGGAGAAGATATTAAAGATTCCATCGCTTGATAATGTTTTGAATGATGTCACGATTCGTTTGGTGGTTCAAAAATGGCTCAATCATTTCTACAAGCACTTTGAAACTCGTGGTCTAAAGGGTGCTCTTTATTCCACTCCTGCAGCCCCTTTTAAACTGATGCTTTTGCCTCATCTTTATCAGGATCTCTTGCAGAG GTATATTAAACAGAAGTGCCCAGATTGCGGAGCTGTTCAGAAGGATCCTGCTTTGTGCTTGTTATGTGGTAAATTGTGTTCAGCAAGTTGGAAGACATGCTGCAG AGAAAGTGGGTGTCAAACTCATGCAATGGCCTGTGGTGCTGTTACTGGGGTGTTCTTGTTGATCAGA AAAACTACTGTATTGCTCCAAAGGTCTGCTCGTCAGGCACCGTGGCCGTCACCTTATTTGGATGTATTTGGAGAAGAG GATATTGACATGCATAGGGGAAAACCATTGTATCTAAATGAGGAACGTTATGCTGCCTTAACTCATATG GTGGCTTCTCATGGGTTAGATCGAAGTTCAAAGGTGCTTCGTCAGACAACTATTGGCGCATTCTTCATGCTTTAG